The Desulfovibrio sp. G11 region GTCCAGGCGCGCCGGGGCGGCATGCCGGTGGCAGACGCCGGGACCGAAGAAGCCCCGCAAAACAACTGGCATGAATTTTCAAAGCTTACCGGGGCCATCATTGCGCGCTCCGTTCTTTTTGTGGGGTTCAACACCTTTATCCCGCTGTACTGGGTAAACGGCTTTGGGCAGAGCAAAACCGCCGGAGCCATTGCCCTGACCATTTTCTGTACCTTCGGCGTCGCCAGCAACATATTGGGCGGAGTACTGGCCGACAGGCACGGCTTCAGGGCCATCGTGCGCATGGGCTTCGCCCTTATGACGCCCGCGGTGCTGGCTTTCGGGCTGCTGCCCAATCTCTATGCCGCCTACGCCCTGCTGCCCCTGCTCGGCTTTGTGCTGTATGCGCCTTTCAGTTCTCTGGTGGTTCTGGGGCAGACATATCTTGCCCGCAATATCGGCTTTGCTTCGGGCGTTACCCTGGGGCTGGCCACCAGCCTGGGAGGCGTGTTCGCGCCGCTGCTGGGCTGGATTGCCGACAACCACGGTCTGCCGCGCACCTTTCAGTGCCTGGCCGTGGTAGCTTTTATCGGCACGGTATTCGCCTTTGCCCTGCGCGAATACACGGCAAAAACTCCGGCCAGGGCATAGCCCCTCCGCCAGCCGCAGTTACGAACATTCAAAAGGCCCCTGCTCCGGAAATGCCGGTGCAGGGGCCTTTTTTGCGTCCGTGCCGGCAAAATCCCGTCCATTGTGTTCGTAATGTCAGTTGCTGTGCAAAACATGATGTACTTTTTGTGCATAACACAATTAATACATTGTAATTATTATCTTTATTATAAATACATATGTTCTTTTCCATCAGGGCGCAGCCTCCGTGAATTATATATGCGGATATGGCCGCATGCACGCCGGAGCTACGCCAGATATGAGCTATGTTCCCTACATGAAAAAACAGGTGCGCAAACTGTGCGTATCTTACTTAACAATTTAAAATATAATACTATTTTTATGAGACAAATTGTTTCTTTCGTGTGCGCCATAAAGACAGTCCGGAAACCGGCAGGAAGGAGAACCGCCGGTTTCCGGACTGTTTACACGGGCTACGCCCTTGGGCCGCTCGGGGTGCGGCCGTGTTCTCAGAGCTTTGTCTGGTACTTGCGCAGCACCGAAGGCCCGTCAGTGCGGATAATCTTGAGCCAGCAGAAGGTCAGCAGCAGCGACGGCAGGGCCATGAGCGCGCCGGAAAAATTGCCGAACATCTTGGCAACGCCAAGGCCGCCCATGCAGATCATGCCCAGGGCCAGAATGCACTGCACAA contains the following coding sequences:
- a CDS encoding MFS transporter, giving the protein MDKKKISLVSLGHLSCDVNGGALPAILPFLRTHYGLTYQATGGLMFAYSCLSSIIQPLFGLMADRLSKPWLIPLGVFLAGMGLAAVGFMSSYWAIFAAIGLSGVGAALFHPEGARFANKVSGKSKGTGMSIFSIGGNAGFVIGPLLATFFLSWLGMPGTFIFGLLATVMASILLLLIMRMVAPEAAAAAQRTAEAAYGTQQAGAQGKGVQARRGGMPVADAGTEEAPQNNWHEFSKLTGAIIARSVLFVGFNTFIPLYWVNGFGQSKTAGAIALTIFCTFGVASNILGGVLADRHGFRAIVRMGFALMTPAVLAFGLLPNLYAAYALLPLLGFVLYAPFSSLVVLGQTYLARNIGFASGVTLGLATSLGGVFAPLLGWIADNHGLPRTFQCLAVVAFIGTVFAFALREYTAKTPARA